The window AGAGAGACAAAGTCAATGTCCGGATTCATCAACAGGTTGAGCGCGAAGTTCTGTTCGCGGTTGCGAGCGGTGACACCCCAGACGTTGTTTTTCTTGTGGGTATAGTCGCGCAGCGTGGCCAGGACGGCCGTTTTGCCATTGACTTCACGAACCTGGGCGTACAGTGGCGAGTCGCCTTCAAGATAAACGAACTGATTGACCACGAAATCGGCACACAGAGGACCCTTGATCTTGTAGAACGTGGTGCCACCCTGGATCCAGGATTCGACATCCTTGCCATGCTTGGCCCAGAAATTACCCGGCAGCAGCATGGCGCCGTCATACAGCAGATCGGAATCTTCCAGCGAATGATCGTTCAGATAGTCTTCTGCCTCCAGACCCAGTGCCCGTGCCTTCAGGCGCATATTGATGTCTTTGGAGACGAGCACGATCTGACGCTGCGGCTGTTCGCGATGCAGGGTTTGCACCACACCCAGAATCATATTGTCGGCCTTGCCATTGGGCAGGTCTACCGGCAGCCGGCCATCCATATTCTGTGTCTGAAACAGCAGGCGACCGGTGGCATCCTTGTTGCCCAGTGAGTCCAGCGGCATGCCTTTGAGAATATCTTCCGTTTCGGCAACCAGTGCGTCCAGCGAGCGGCTGACCTGGCGTGCGTTGCGCGCCACTTCGGTCATGCCCTTCTTGTGATGGTCCAGTTCTTCGAGCGTCATCATGGGCAGGAAAATATCATGCTCTTCGAAGCGGAAGATGGAGGTGGGATCGTGCAGTAGCACATTGGTGTCCAGAACGAAGAGCTTGGACACGCCATTGGTGCCGGCGGTGTTCGCTGCGCGTACCGGTGCGGCACGGGTGCTGCCTGATTTGCCACCGGCAGGTGCTGCGCTGCTGCCCGCATCCGCCTTGCTTGCGGGGGAGCGACGGGCTTTGGGTTCAGCCTGCTCGCGCGCCTTCGCTGCGATTTTGGCTGTTTCCTGACCGGGAGCCGGTGCGGTGACTTCGGCTGCAACCGCGAGCTCTGCCGGTGCCGCGTCAACGGCCTCCTGCTGGGTGTAATCGGTTGCATTGGCTGCTTCGGCACTTGCCACCGTGCCGGGTTGATCCTGCTTCTGACGCTTGCGTCCACGGGGCGCTGCGGATGCAGCGTCTTCCCGGGATGCTTTTGGAACCGGCATTCCCGTCATATCCAGGATGTCGGCAGGTTTGGCAGGCAGCTTTGGAAGTGGCATAGATAGTTTCTCACATGGCTGTTGTTCCATGGGCGGTTGCGCCATGGAAAAGGGTACCTCGCAGGGCCCGGACGGGGCTAATCCTGTTTTGCGGCATTCAGGTTACGCACGGCATCCAGCACGGCATCGACATGGCCTGGCACTTTCACTTTGCGCCATTCCTGCACGAGTTTGCCCGCTTCATCGATCAGAAAAGTGCTGCGTTCAATCCCGCGTACCTGTTTGCCGTACATGTTTTTCATCTTGATGACGTCAAATTGTGTGCACAAGGCTTCGTCGGCGTCGGACAACAGGGCAAAGGTCACGTTCTGCTTGGTGGCAAAGTTTTCGTGGCTTTTAAGCGAATCGCGCGAGACGCCCAGAATGACGGTGTTTTCGCTTTCGAAGTCGCTCAGTGCGTCCCGGAACCCCTGGGTTTCTGTGGTGCATCCGGGGGTGTTGTCCTTGGGATAAAAATACAGTACGACGTTTTTGCCTTTAAGGGCGGTCAGGGAAACCGGGCCAAGCTGGCTCTCTGCCTTAAAAGCCGGTACCTTTTTGCCGACGGTGGGGGGGCTGGTCATTTTATTCTCCTTCACTGAGCATGAGCGCGACTGCAACATTGCGGCCTTCTGCCATCAACACATTATAGGTGCGTGCCGCCGCTTTTGAGTCCATGGATTCGATGCCTACACGGGCAGCCAGCAGGGGCGCGGTCACAGCCGCAGGTAGAAAATGCTGCCGCGTGCCGGTGCCCACGAGCAGGATTTCAGGTGTGTTGGTAAATCTGGTGACGGGGCCATCGTCAAGAAAGTCGATGGCGCTGCCTTCAACCTTCTGAATGTCCGCGGCCAGAATCAGCTGCTCTGTTGTAATGTCGCTGACGGCGGTCACGTTCCATGGGCGGACGGTACCTTCAGGGCGAAACGCAATGGCATGAGTATATTGAACTTCATTGACTTCGATGAAGTGGTCCCCGTAGCGGGTGACCGTGTTTAGTGCGGTTGGCTGTTCTCTTTTCAGTTCCACA of the Advenella mimigardefordensis DPN7 genome contains:
- a CDS encoding PhoH family protein, with amino-acid sequence MPLPKLPAKPADILDMTGMPVPKASREDAASAAPRGRKRQKQDQPGTVASAEAANATDYTQQEAVDAAPAELAVAAEVTAPAPGQETAKIAAKAREQAEPKARRSPASKADAGSSAAPAGGKSGSTRAAPVRAANTAGTNGVSKLFVLDTNVLLHDPTSIFRFEEHDIFLPMMTLEELDHHKKGMTEVARNARQVSRSLDALVAETEDILKGMPLDSLGNKDATGRLLFQTQNMDGRLPVDLPNGKADNMILGVVQTLHREQPQRQIVLVSKDINMRLKARALGLEAEDYLNDHSLEDSDLLYDGAMLLPGNFWAKHGKDVESWIQGGTTFYKIKGPLCADFVVNQFVYLEGDSPLYAQVREVNGKTAVLATLRDYTHKKNNVWGVTARNREQNFALNLLMNPDIDFVSLLGQAGTGKTLLALACGLTQVLETKRYTEIIMTRVTVPVGEDIGFLPGTEEEKMQPWMGALEDNLEFLNTGTKNDGSAGEWDRSASKEVVKSHIKVKSLNFMRGRTFLNKYLIIDEAQNLTPKQMKTLITRAGPGTKIICLGNIAQIDTPYLTEGSSGLTYVVDRFKGWPHSGHITLQKGERSRLADYAGDAL
- a CDS encoding peroxiredoxin, with amino-acid sequence MTSPPTVGKKVPAFKAESQLGPVSLTALKGKNVVLYFYPKDNTPGCTTETQGFRDALSDFESENTVILGVSRDSLKSHENFATKQNVTFALLSDADEALCTQFDVIKMKNMYGKQVRGIERSTFLIDEAGKLVQEWRKVKVPGHVDAVLDAVRNLNAAKQD
- a CDS encoding Mth938-like domain-containing protein, coding for MELKREQPTALNTVTRYGDHFIEVNEVQYTHAIAFRPEGTVRPWNVTAVSDITTEQLILAADIQKVEGSAIDFLDDGPVTRFTNTPEILLVGTGTRQHFLPAAVTAPLLAARVGIESMDSKAAARTYNVLMAEGRNVAVALMLSEGE